Proteins encoded together in one Lachnospiraceae bacterium JLR.KK008 window:
- a CDS encoding ABC transporter permease, whose translation MKKYMEIARAYMKAQLIWRADVFIDVILSVAKILFAWILWSILFEGKEQIAGLKFHTMISYYIISSYLFQMEKSAEISQQMTGMLRNGTFSKYMVIPVQTQGYFVAMEVGKLAFSSGIGFLATVLWFCLFRISIVHTLNLKILLCGIIMVVLGLLFMAQLNYFLGILTLKFEEISTFLMIKDNLSAVVTGAVIPLALLPEWMIASMRFLPFYYVTYLPSMLFIGRCEDEAVTGLFVLSIWCIFFIVLNQVTYEHYRIKYDGAGI comes from the coding sequence GTGAAGAAATATATGGAAATTGCTAGGGCATATATGAAAGCGCAGTTAATCTGGAGAGCAGATGTATTTATTGATGTGATTCTGTCAGTAGCCAAGATATTGTTTGCATGGATCTTATGGAGTATTTTGTTTGAAGGAAAAGAGCAGATAGCAGGATTGAAATTTCACACCATGATTTCTTACTATATCATAAGTTCCTATCTATTCCAGATGGAAAAGTCTGCTGAAATCAGCCAGCAGATGACGGGGATGTTGAGAAACGGCACTTTTTCAAAATATATGGTGATACCGGTACAGACACAGGGCTATTTTGTGGCAATGGAGGTCGGGAAGCTAGCATTTTCTTCAGGCATTGGCTTTTTAGCAACTGTTCTGTGGTTTTGTTTGTTCCGGATTTCTATTGTACATACACTCAATTTGAAGATATTGCTATGCGGAATTATCATGGTTGTTTTAGGTCTGCTGTTTATGGCTCAGCTCAATTATTTCCTTGGGATTTTAACTTTAAAATTTGAGGAGATCAGTACCTTTCTTATGATAAAGGATAATTTATCAGCAGTTGTGACAGGAGCGGTGATTCCCCTTGCACTTTTGCCGGAATGGATGATAGCCAGCATGAGATTTCTGCCGTTCTATTATGTCACATATCTCCCAAGTATGCTGTTTATAGGAAGATGTGAGGATGAAGCAGTGACAGGCTTATTTGTTTTAAGTATATGGTGCATTTTCTTTATTGTTTTAAATCAAGTAACTTATGAACATTATCGAATTAAATATGACGGAGCAGGAATATGA
- a CDS encoding ABC-2 family transporter protein: MKDNFKFLKELMKLRLSHIMTFRLGFFGPFFIDTSYFLVQLFAFEAIYGHVDKIRGWGHGEILVFVGTFSLINALNMTIYFFGVISIPEKIQTGELDLYLTKPVNPLLRITFEKINPGSIPLLAFSACIIAYGVKEIGMVFSWSHIIKYLFLVFMMTILYYDMELLIRCFAFFVFSVNNLTKIEETAIDLCLKIPGIAFYGIYKFIFYCVLPYGIIATLPTQAFIGALSVKGLFFGVVIVCIFTFFALSFWSYGVHRYESASS; encoded by the coding sequence ATGAAAGATAATTTTAAATTTTTGAAAGAATTAATGAAATTAAGGCTATCCCATATCATGACATTCCGGTTGGGATTCTTTGGACCGTTTTTTATTGACACCAGTTATTTTCTGGTTCAGCTTTTTGCCTTTGAGGCAATTTACGGGCATGTGGATAAAATTCGTGGATGGGGGCATGGAGAAATCCTTGTTTTTGTAGGAACATTTTCCTTGATCAATGCCCTTAACATGACAATTTACTTTTTTGGAGTGATTTCCATACCTGAAAAAATACAAACAGGTGAACTGGATTTGTATCTGACCAAACCGGTAAATCCGCTATTGCGAATTACTTTTGAAAAAATAAATCCAGGTTCCATACCGCTATTGGCTTTCAGTGCATGTATTATTGCGTATGGGGTGAAAGAAATAGGCATGGTTTTTTCATGGTCTCATATTATTAAATATCTGTTTCTGGTTTTTATGATGACGATACTGTACTACGATATGGAACTCTTGATACGATGCTTTGCTTTTTTTGTTTTCTCTGTAAACAATTTAACGAAAATTGAGGAGACAGCGATTGACTTGTGTTTGAAAATACCAGGGATTGCTTTTTATGGAATTTATAAGTTTATTTTTTATTGTGTATTGCCATATGGAATCATTGCAACGTTGCCGACACAAGCATTTATAGGGGCACTGTCAGTAAAGGGTCTGTTTTTTGGAGTAGTAATTGTGTGTATTTTTACTTTTTTTGCATTATCATTTTGGTCATATGGAGTACACAGATATGAAAGTGCAAGCAGTTAA
- a CDS encoding ankyrin repeat domain-containing protein, whose protein sequence is MDVKELSKFLTVSATRLNQSKFIPWWEEDFENSIYYYNLITEEEIAEAQECLAQCSKETLLAPTGIYGGYGLTLFHLLVWHNFYDAIKAMFDDGRISDEDVNLTDDKGYGLTPILLACCRGNLAMTKLLLDHGADASLSDKRGMNAFHFLAYPQFEGLNDPCQEKTAMQREAIARILTCDINQKDAEGFTPLSRLLTSSYCSEYTWPLTEVFLDKGAETDYIDQNGNSLLMLAMKNGHITAALQLMKRHPEMVEMANKEGVTPIRHAHEWRNDGLCLALADYGATPIDTAPMDISELSQITSNAFCNHSHDDLDGISLALFLTEKLIAQVDMDDDDELGYVTDIFHNALLSDPGFRVLDACHNAGLDFTMPIHFGGSITCLRDECLGTCYGANVIRKMIDLGVDMDSGVIKGLTPAYIIASKDPGSRIYQDCVNYHREAAKILSKQSMEQLNESGKAAIHMAARNGHADMLAVMIEKGIDVNLSEDSPADPGTTPLHEACTYGHVDVVKLLMDVGADDTIKNSKGETPAHCVVSSDRYSREMTNEKRGLVLKLLKNLDIPDQNGRTPLMLLQLADLTAPKELFPIFAEKGVDVNHTDNLGMTALMLNADHYCFKDAIKQLIQAGADIHITDNEGNTVLYYALQNGDSGVARYLIKKGANYNQPNNEGITPVQVAVEHGLDTVLELMTDIE, encoded by the coding sequence ATGGACGTAAAAGAATTGTCAAAATTTCTGACCGTATCTGCCACCCGCTTAAACCAAAGCAAGTTCATCCCCTGGTGGGAGGAAGATTTTGAAAACAGCATTTATTATTATAACCTCATCACGGAAGAAGAGATCGCAGAAGCGCAGGAATGCCTTGCACAATGTTCGAAAGAGACTTTGCTGGCTCCCACAGGCATCTATGGCGGTTATGGACTTACTTTGTTTCATCTTCTGGTATGGCATAACTTTTATGATGCGATAAAGGCCATGTTTGATGACGGAAGAATCTCTGACGAAGATGTAAACCTGACTGATGATAAAGGGTATGGCCTTACTCCCATTTTACTGGCCTGCTGCCGCGGTAATCTGGCTATGACCAAACTTTTACTGGATCACGGGGCCGATGCCTCCCTCTCCGACAAACGGGGCATGAATGCCTTCCATTTCCTCGCATATCCTCAGTTTGAGGGTCTGAACGATCCCTGTCAGGAAAAGACCGCAATGCAGAGAGAAGCCATTGCCCGGATTTTAACCTGTGACATCAATCAGAAAGACGCAGAAGGTTTTACCCCTCTGTCACGCCTTTTAACTTCCTCCTACTGCTCGGAATATACCTGGCCTCTGACAGAGGTTTTTCTGGACAAAGGCGCTGAAACCGATTATATCGATCAAAATGGTAACTCACTGCTGATGCTGGCCATGAAAAACGGTCATATAACCGCTGCCCTCCAGTTGATGAAACGGCATCCGGAAATGGTGGAGATGGCCAACAAGGAAGGGGTGACTCCCATCCGGCACGCCCATGAGTGGCGAAATGACGGACTCTGCCTTGCCCTTGCGGACTACGGGGCAACTCCGATTGACACAGCTCCTATGGACATCAGTGAATTGAGCCAGATTACCAGCAATGCCTTCTGCAACCACTCTCATGATGATCTGGACGGTATCAGCCTGGCTCTTTTTCTTACAGAGAAACTGATCGCTCAGGTAGACATGGATGACGATGATGAATTAGGATATGTCACAGACATTTTCCACAACGCCCTTCTGTCTGATCCAGGCTTCCGGGTATTGGACGCCTGTCATAATGCCGGACTTGATTTTACCATGCCCATCCATTTTGGCGGCAGCATCACATGCCTGCGCGATGAATGCCTTGGCACATGCTATGGAGCAAACGTTATCCGGAAAATGATAGATCTTGGCGTAGACATGGATTCCGGCGTAATAAAAGGGCTGACTCCGGCATATATCATAGCTTCCAAAGACCCCGGTTCCAGAATATATCAGGACTGTGTCAATTATCATCGCGAAGCGGCAAAAATTCTGTCCAAGCAATCTATGGAACAGTTAAACGAAAGCGGCAAAGCCGCAATACATATGGCTGCCCGGAACGGACATGCGGATATGCTGGCTGTCATGATAGAAAAAGGCATTGATGTGAATCTTTCCGAGGACTCTCCCGCCGATCCGGGAACAACCCCTCTCCACGAAGCATGCACCTATGGTCACGTTGATGTAGTAAAACTGCTGATGGATGTCGGCGCCGATGATACGATAAAAAATTCCAAAGGGGAAACACCTGCACACTGTGTGGTGTCAAGTGATCGGTATAGCCGGGAAATGACCAACGAAAAACGGGGCCTTGTATTAAAACTGCTGAAAAACCTGGATATACCGGACCAGAACGGAAGGACTCCTCTCATGCTGTTACAGCTTGCGGACCTTACCGCTCCCAAAGAACTGTTCCCGATATTCGCAGAAAAGGGTGTCGATGTGAACCACACAGACAACCTTGGCATGACTGCGCTGATGCTGAATGCAGACCATTACTGTTTCAAAGACGCCATCAAACAGTTGATTCAGGCCGGAGCCGACATCCATATCACGGATAATGAGGGCAATACGGTTCTGTATTATGCTCTGCAAAACGGAGATTCAGGTGTAGCGCGGTATCTGATCAAGAAGGGAGCCAATTATAACCAGCCAAATAATGAGGGAATTACACCTGTGCAAGTGGCCGTGGAACATGGTCTGGACACAGTGCTGGAACTTATGACAGATATAGAATAG